ctaaagtgaacctATTCAGTACAAAACGCATCTTCCTAAGGATATTTATTCTATTGTATGCACGTTTAACTATATATTCAATGTGAATATTCCATAAtccattatttgaaaaaataatacctAAATGTTTATGAGTAGAAACTTCTTGAAGATCAGTGTCATTCATTTTTAAGATCGGATGACTAGGTTTTattgattttcttgaaataatcatgGTTTCTGTTTTTTGTGAGTTAAAGTTTACAAGCCACTTAGAGGACCACATATGAATTTTTTTCAGATCTCCATTAAGAATTTCAGCAGTATTTTCAGGGGTGTCTACTGTCAAATAAATACTAGTGTCGTCTGCAAATAATTTGATAGTAGCTTTAATATCAGATACTATATCATTAATAAAGATAAGAAAAAGTAGCGGACCTAAAATTGAGCCCTGTGGGACACCTGCATTTATCTGTCTCCATGTTGAATTGCTTCCATTTAAGACCACCCGTTGACTCCTCTCAGATAGATAATCACAAAACCAATTAAGTAAATTTCCAGAAATTCCATATTGTTTTAGTTTTGATAATAGCCCTTTATGCCAAACCCGATCAAAAGCTTTGCTGATGTCACAAAAAACCACCCTAATCTCTTTTCCGTTATCTAAAGCTCTACCAAAGTAGTTAGAAATATCTATAAGTTGATTTATGGCAGAATCGCCTTTTGTAAAACCCGATTGATTAGGGGTGATTATCCTATTTTCAATAAGAAAGTTGTGTACATGTTTATAGACACATCGCTCCATGCACTTTGATAAAATACTTAACAGCGAGATTGGTCTGTAATTTTTTACTTCATTACAATTATTACTCTTAAAAACAGGAGTTACATTTGCTTTTTTCCAATCTGCCGGaaatatagcattagataaagaTAAATTAAATAGTTTACAAAGTGGAAATTTTAGCTGTGATACAGCCTCTTTTAATAAAATTGGACTTATCAAGTCTGGACCTGAGGCCTTATTtggatttaaaatctttaaaacatctTCGACCTCACTATCTTTAAGTGTAATGTCACTTAGTGTATAGTCTGGAACGGTTAAGTCAGGAATAACAGCTTCGGTATCATCTATGTTTGTCTGCATggcaaaaaagttattaaattcaTTCGCTTTATCGATATCATTAAAAATCAAGTTATCATTCTTAAGCAGGGGAGGAATACCCGAGTGAGTAGGTTTGATACCAGAAATTTGGTTACAAGTTTTCCACCAAGTTCTTGCCGATAGGTTACTATTTGACAATTTTTGtataagattattttgatattgttcGCGAGCTTGTCTTATTGAAGTGGtcactttatttctattttgtctaAATTTATTCCAATCGGCGGGTCGGTTAAACCGCTTAGCTTTCGAGTGTAAACGGTTTTTCTTTCTTATGAGTTTTCTTAAATCGTTATTTAACCAAGCAGGGTCAGATTTACGAATAGTTACGATTCTATTGGGTATGGAAATTTCAGCTGCATCAAGGATACGATTTGAAATTTCTGAATTAATTTTATCAacatcatttagagcaaatattcTATCCCAGTTGGTTTTGGTCAATATGCGTCTATATTCATCAAAATCACCTTGCTTATATAaccatatttttcttttaaaagacaaacaagcagGTTTTTGTGCATTAATAAACCCCATAACTGGACAGTGATATCTTATTTGGTCTAAAAGTGGTGGCCCTACTCCACAATACGGTACAAAATCGGAATTATCAGTTATGATTATGTCAATTAGCGAAGACGATTGTTCCGTAAAATGAGTTGGATCTTCAATAAGTTGTTCTAGACTGTAATTTGTACAAATATTATGTATTTTGGAATTAGCCCCATTTAGCAAGTTATCGTTAAAATCTCCCGTTACAACAATTCGGTCACATTTTACATCATTTACGGCAGACTCAATTGAACTTTCAATTTTTGTCCATATTTCATTATTACTTTTAGGTGGCACGTAGAAGGTTCCGTacaatacatttttgttatttatttttagctGAATCCATATAACCTCAACACCGGGCACTTCCAAATCATCACGTCTCTTCGAATGAATATTTTCTTTAACATATACTATTACCCCTCCCCCACTTTTCATGGGACCCCTATCTTTCCTGAATGGTTTCTGGTAGTTTAAAAGTTCAACTGAGTCTGACGAGTTATTACCGTTCAACCAAGTTTCAGTAAATGACAGTATATCAAAATCTTCGTACTCAGCAAGAATCAGATCAAGTTTTGGAAGTAAGCTTTgcacatttaaatgtaaaaaggAAATTGAAGTTGAAAACATTTCACGTATACTGTTACTCTCTGATACACTTTCGAAGCTAATATTATGATCGTCATTATCATCAGATAGCGGATGAGGGCCAGGATTAGTTTCTATTCCGCCCATAATAAGAAGTAATTGAAGAACAAGTAACACAATTATAATTTGAACAACGTTATCCGAAGACTGATCTCTATCCCCTAAACAATGCGATTGACTATCGTTTTCGATAAAACCGAAATGTGAACAATTTTTTATGCATTTGTTTAAAACAGACAATTCAAGAGAAAACCAAATCATTGTGATAACTCTAAAAGTGTTAAccttttcttttgaaaaatacaacAAGTAGAAAAGATACACCTCATACGTATTACAAAATAGATTATTTGTTTTACCACATATGTTATGTACAAAAAGACCAACTCTCATTCTATATTGATCGATTCCAATACCCATTATGTAACACCAGACTGGTCAACTAAGTAGTGAGAGTGGTCATACAAAAATACAAGAAGATAACAATACAAGTCTACACTGTCTATAAATAAACATTCAATAGAattcaaaacattcaaaacagTTTGCATTTCATCGGTGTACAAAAATAAGCAATAAAAaaaggaatttaacttatatacaaaaaatatgttcctGACCAGATCAAGGAACATACAACTGGGACGTGTTCACTCTTTGTGCAAACCTATGTAAGATTTCATTAAAACTTGtatcattatattttacaattatctATTAAGGTGAAattgtatttaacatgtttaattaattTACTGAATTATTACCATTTCCACTGTATTTGAACGAATCAAGATTAGTATCTTGGAagacatcttcgctagccaagggttacgatccactcccattctcttcacccttggtggattgagataaaatttatGAGACACAacgtaaggatttttattggttgcagtcgaaactcaaaatcaaaaagcgcctataacatgatcacgtgtaaatgtagaaagtgtttgtaaacaattgccacgtgtttattgtgcaacaagtctttacattctataaacatacgactatatttagtgacagcttcaatgtttttaatcaattagtagaagttcctgtgtatgtttcatgcacaaatgcatgaatgttgacgtatattttcgtttccggcttaatcaagtgtgtagaatctagacgctaacgtgcttttacctccaaattgaagagtccAAGTGCGACCATTgttcaagaataatgtattcggaatgggcgtgattttaatcttccgatagatggcgtaactttttttcacaaatgttggcttaatctgccaagggCGAAGAGAACGGGATCGAGTGGATCATAACCCTTTATATTTCATCCAAACGTtttaaatgtgaaacaattcagaTAATGTTTTCTTATGGATTATTTTCATGAGTGTATTTGAAATTTTCTACCAAACAGTACTGAAACCAAACATCTAGTCTAAATACACATAATCTACACACATAAATAGCTTTCAAATGCTGAAGTATTATGAggttttatttcataaataccTGTTAGTAAAGAAGAGCAAAAGACAAATAGTGTATTGAACTAGGCTATTGTACATTTCGTCAAATTCGGTCTGACAAGTGTACATGTGATTATggatcattttatttttttgtttttgtttttttgttgtttttttattttaacagttttacaTGTTTATATTGCAACTGATCTTTTTGTTATTGAACCCTTTGTGAAAAGAAGAAATGTAGGAAGGAAAAAATGCAAGACAATACattgtaaatttctagatgtaagtcaagaaagaggccgacttaactgtatctgtagtatcttttatctctagttcgatgggataaatgcgttccacatagtcaccaaattttgaattatttagtgaaagaacatcatctatatagcgaaaagtagagtaaaaggatattgctaacttcttatctttcttcctaaaaagttcctgcatgaagtcagcctcataataataaagaaacaagtcggcaagtagaggggcacagtttgttcccaacTCTGGCTAAAGCAATCTTTACCTTTGGGTCTAAAATCCTTACTGTTTTGACTGCTTGAAATATTTTACGAACAACTACAGTGACTGAAAAGAAAAAGGCTACATCATCGATTATGTTCTCACTTAATTGTCTTAAATAACAAATCAGTGATCCCCTGCAGATAACATGCCCACTATACCGGTGATTCCCTACAGATAACACGTGCACCAGATCGGTGATCCCCTGCAGATAACACGTGCACCAGATCGGTGATGCCATGCATATGACATGCCCACTAGGTCGGTGATTCCCTACAGATAGCATGGCCATCAGAGCAGTTATCCCCTTCAGATAACATAACCACTAGTTTGGTGATCCCCTGCAGATAACATGCCCACCAGATCCGTGATCCTCTGCAGATTACACGTCCACCAGATCGGGGATCCCCTGCAAATAACACGTCCACCAGATCAGTGATTACATGCAGATAACATGCCCATCAGATCGGTGATTCCCTACAGATAACACGTCCACCAGATACGTCCACCAGCTCGGTGATCCCTTGTGTACtaaacgtccaccagtagtggcacaTTTACAGAGGTTTAGTAGGACAGCTTATTCTCTTTAATGTAACATTATAGTAGGAATATGTTTTGATATACGTTGGTTGCTAATAATATTCATCTGGTAACCACACCAATTTTGCTTTAGTGTTATATAATAGAGCAGTGATCCCATAGACACGAAACGTCCACCATTAGTGGCAAAAACTCACTCATTTTGTAGGATGGCTGTTTCTTTTTAATGTTACATTACAGTAGAAACATGTTTTGATGTACGTTTGGTGCTTATAACTGTTCATCTGGTACACACACCacatttaaaatcacatttttatcATTAACTAATGAATTTAAACTTATTGCCATGTTAGTGAAAATGTTCCATAAAAGGCGGTTATCACAGTTTACCATACctttatataaattattaaaaaaaaattgaaaacgaaGTCGACCATTTGAAAAATGAACTCATTCATCAGTCAAGAATattaatttcaatcttaaaaattGAGATGTATTGTTAAAGGCTATATGTTTTCCTCTAGATGTCTGTTTGGTTCTGTGTTGTTGTATTACTGTCAATTATATTTCTGACAAGTTTTCTTCTATTCATATGGATGTTTTTACTTATACGGTATTTTACTCTTTTGTCCCTTTCTTGGGACAAAAAGCATCAGAAATCATATGTATTGAAGCGTGTCAGATTATAGAATTTAAGCTAATAAACCTGTtgtaaacttctatatatataattatgttacaTTCCTTTTGATTAGCTTCCTTACATCAAAATGAATAAAGATCTGACGTAATTATAAAGATTAAAGGGAAAATTTTCAAAGCaagtattttgttaaaaaaaagcacATACAAAGTATAAAAACATGGAATGAATCTCAGAAACTTATTCATTATCGATTTTGTCATGACTTTACTGTACTATTATAGAAGGCATTTAACTCGTTATCTGAGTTAATATCTTCCATAGGACACATATACAAAAGAACTTCGtcatctttatttttatcaaagtttGTGTTTGCAAGTTTATTATATGTCGGTGGATGTTTCAAGCACGATACCAGGGTAgattgcaatatatatatatatatatatatataactcgtctaaacatcaacccaacaatgttagatctgtaaatttgctttcgcaaatttttggttcttccctcgccgggattcgaacccatgctactgtgatatcgtgacaccaaatcgcctgcactgcagccgtcccgctagaccacacgaccacctgggctctcaaaaaaagagctttcggtgggcatgtgttacctttccacgtcagttttaatctagcggcgtactacagtacatgatatataaggcatgaagatgttattgttacagatcagctgaattatctatagtaaaggatcctacaaattaatgtaagatacagtcacagaaaataattatattcataagtacgtctgagtcagtgacaaccctacaacagatgtatccatcggatcgccatcaatgattatatatatatatatgtggcaGTTAGGCAGTTTAATGtccaaataaaatgaaataaacatgACAACACGTGCTCCCTATGGTAACACTCAAATTCATTAAAAGATGATTTACAAGAAAAACCTGAAAACTtaatttattgtatattttattttaaacattttttgattcgatcgtcactgatgagtctggtatctatgatgagtttatttccatacATTTTGTTTTACGATTCATTTCTGAAGCTGCTGTCATAAATGCTTAAAAAATCGTGTAAGGGAGACATATTTAAAATCAATCAGTAAGCGACTTGATAtgatttaaaagcaataattttttttaacagtacACATTATGATGAATTTGtaagaatgaaaacaaaatcacGCCCCTCTATGACCGccaaaacataattatatttcaccaacaacaaaaaatattgtaCCAATTAAACGATTCGTATGAAGTTTTAGCTCAATATGttctaatttgtttttaaaattcatcaTATGGGATTCGCCTTGTTTTTTAAGTACTTAAAAAgttatagaaataaaatatatttcaattaatctaatcagataaaaaaaattacctcAATGAACGTATTTGGATATCTATTCTCACATATTGTAAGAAAATGTTCTAAAATATAATATGAACAACTGTGAACCCTATAAAAGGAGCTAGGACACTAAATATTTGTAAAgtataagaacattttttttaaagatgattcAATTAATTACCACTTCAATAAGTTAAGAACGAGATTCAAATAGATTTATGTAACAATACAAAATAGTTATGAATATCATTCAATATTTCATGTTATTAATCAAATTTTTGTCAATAGTGTATCCATACAAGCTGATTAGTTTATAGAAAACAAATTTAGTCTTAGTTTTTAAGACCACATTATTTTGTGTCATCGTATTCTAATCTTAATCACGGTGTTCTACTTTTAACCCGAAAGTGTTTTTTCTACTTATTTAATTCCAGTGAAATTGAAATGATACTGCATTTTGATCCAgataggggaaataactcttgcaCTACTTTTTTATTCGGTTTTGCGGGAAAACCACCTTAATGTCGCTGTGTGACTCTTCACGAAAGCACTTAAGAACTGATACTTATaaaaagtaacaatttaaagctactaaaaatattctttatattctttctGTTCATTAGGAAAGGTtgaatattctattttttttctacaatccATGCCGTGAATGGctttagaaataaaaacatcatttcttATACTCGAAATAAAAGGATTTTTACTGACAACAAACAATACTTCAGATTCTTTTCTATTCATCAATTTAAATAACATAGAcatagtacatgtatttatttcagattttttgtaattgtttgcaatttgtaaataatatatatggtATTTATAATTTTCCATTTATCAAGTTTGTGGCGTTTTGAATGTATGTCTTTTTCCTTTAATCACGAGAGCTTGCAAAAACACGACTACtttctgtaccaaatcaggaatacgGCAGTTTTTGTCcgttcgttcgatgtgtttgagcttccgattttgccatttgagaagtgacttttcgttttgaattttcctcagagttggTATTTTTGTGTTATATAACACACctataacctctagaaaaaacgTTTTTAATACTTAAATTCTTAAGCAAATATTcacgatttttaaaattattttttgcgttATGGCTACTTCCAAATGCACAATTGACAGGTCATTACTTAGGAGTTTGCCGCCATCTTAACTTTCGTTTTAGGAAACATAGTtcatcgaagtgtaaaccaacaGAAAACATCTAATTGATCCTCCAATGCAAGAacttataga
The window above is part of the Mytilus edulis chromosome 6, xbMytEdul2.2, whole genome shotgun sequence genome. Proteins encoded here:
- the LOC139526241 gene encoding uncharacterized protein — translated: MGGIETNPGPHPLSDDNDDHNISFESVSESNSIREMFSTSISFLHLNVQSLLPKLDLILAEYEDFDILSFTETWLNGNNSSDSVELLNYQKPFRKDRGPMKSGGGVIVYVKENIHSKRRDDLEVPGVEVIWIQLKINNKNVLYGTFYVPPKSNNEIWTKIESSIESAVNDVKCDRIVVTGDFNDNLLNGANSKIHNICTNYSLEQLIEDPTHFTEQSSSLIDIIITDNSDFVPYCGVGPPLLDQIRYHCPVMGFINAQKPACLSFKRKIWLYKQGDFDEYRRILTKTNWDRIFALNDVDKINSEISNRILDAAEISIPNRIVTIRKSDPAWLNNDLRKLIRKKNRLHSKAKRFNRPADWNKFRQNRNKVTTSIRQAREQYQNNLIQKLSNSNLSARTWWKTCNQISGIKPTHSGIPPLLKNDNLIFNDIDKANEFNNFFAMQTNIDDTEAVIPDLTVPDYTLSDITLKDSEVEDVLKILNPNKASGPDLISPILLKEAVSQLKFPLCKLFNLSLSNAIFPADWKKANVTPVFKNDTSIYLTVDTPENTAEILNGDLKKIHMWSSKWLVNFNSQKTETMIISRKSIKPSHPILKMNDTDLQEVSTHKHLDLS